GGCCGATACGACATGTACGAATCGAGAAAGGCCATCGTCATCGCGTTCCCGGCCGACGTGCGATCGGACAGCCACACCTTCAGCGCGTCGTCGCGATTGACGAGCGCGTGCATCTTGCTCGCGAGCGACATCGGGATGCGCATCGCGCGCAGCGGCGTCTTCGCGGTGAAGTGCGTCATCGGGCCGCCGACGCGGCTCATGAACAGGTTGCGCGCGGTTTCGTCGCGCACCTGCCGAAGGCGCTGATCGAGGAACGTCATGCCGACGATGCCGTCGACCTTGCCGTTCAGCGCAGCCACATGGTAAGTCAACATGCCGCCCGCGCTCAGCCCGTAGAGCACGATGGGGCGATCGTCCTTCGCGCGCTCCGCGTCGATCAGGTCGCTGCCGGCGCGCACCCAGTCGTCGTAACGCACCAGCGCGCCGCGCGCCACTTCGGTCATCCCGTATTCGGGCATGTCGACCGCGATCGTCTCGTAGCCGCGTCGCGCGAGCTGCTCGCCGACGATCATCGACATCTGCCGCCCGTTGGTGCCGACGCCATGGAACAGGATCACCTTCACTTTCGCCAGAGGATTGCGATACGTGTCGAGATGGAGGCGATGGCCGTTCCAGCGCCACCATTCTTCATGCGGCTCGCGGTCGGACGTCCACTGGAAATCGGGCGGCAGGAATGCCTGCATGGTGCGCCAGACGGGTTGGTCTGCATAGGTCTTGGACATGGCGGCGGACTCCGGTCGATTGCACGAAAGGGCGGGTTGCGATGGATCCCATCATGATCCGTCGAGTGGACGCCGGCCATGCTGGCGCGGGCCAACCGCTTTAGAATCTAGGCCAACGCACGTCACGAGGGGTCCGATGAACGTCTGGAACTTTGCCCGCAGCCCGGCT
The sequence above is a segment of the Burkholderia diffusa genome. Coding sequences within it:
- a CDS encoding alpha/beta hydrolase — translated: MSKTYADQPVWRTMQAFLPPDFQWTSDREPHEEWWRWNGHRLHLDTYRNPLAKVKVILFHGVGTNGRQMSMIVGEQLARRGYETIAVDMPEYGMTEVARGALVRYDDWVRAGSDLIDAERAKDDRPIVLYGLSAGGMLTYHVAALNGKVDGIVGMTFLDQRLRQVRDETARNLFMSRVGGPMTHFTAKTPLRAMRIPMSLASKMHALVNRDDALKVWLSDRTSAGNAMTMAFLDSYMSYRPALEPENFRVCPVLLTQPAADRWTPRHLSEPFLARIRNVPVKVVMLDNAGHYPLEQPGLAQMVDAIDAFYRDVTAQPASTRMPS